In Candidatus Afararchaeum irisae, a genomic segment contains:
- a CDS encoding MFS transporter has protein sequence MRDSTRFKLFYFVYFVSFSGFATFRNVFLEETGLTGFEMGVIGALPPVVGLVSQPFWGVIADWKGARREILMVASAMTGALVLVYPLADSLPNAFVVISVGTAFYAFFRAPIVPIADSSVLDSGLEYGQVRAYGSVAFGVGSLILGGVIPRLGSSVIFYVYFVGMALLVVVGKGLPTNDGSRLADVSSDALRLVRKTDFAALLLTSFLIGVVLLSGNSFFSVYMRAIGAGDFLTGVSWLITTVVEAGVFVYALRFGLAYRYFLVIGALAYAAKYAVYGFTDAVPAILLAQILSGFSFASFYLAAVNLADRLSPETLQSTGQTLLWASVFGLGASVGQVFAGTLFDAVGVQDMFVYLSGVSLVAAASGLLVSVSAGTGTEEEKT, from the coding sequence ATGAGAGACTCGACACGTTTCAAGCTGTTCTACTTCGTCTACTTCGTCTCGTTTAGCGGGTTTGCTACCTTCCGGAACGTCTTCTTAGAGGAGACGGGTCTCACGGGGTTCGAGATGGGGGTAATAGGTGCTCTTCCGCCGGTGGTCGGCTTAGTCTCACAGCCCTTCTGGGGTGTAATCGCCGACTGGAAGGGCGCGAGAAGGGAGATTCTGATGGTGGCTTCGGCTATGACGGGTGCTCTCGTCCTCGTCTACCCCCTCGCCGACTCTCTGCCGAACGCGTTCGTCGTTATAAGCGTCGGCACGGCTTTCTACGCCTTCTTCCGCGCTCCGATAGTCCCTATAGCCGACTCGTCGGTTCTCGACTCGGGTCTCGAATACGGACAGGTCAGGGCGTACGGAAGCGTGGCGTTCGGAGTCGGGAGTCTGATACTCGGAGGCGTCATACCCCGTCTCGGCTCGTCAGTGATCTTCTACGTCTACTTCGTCGGCATGGCTCTTCTCGTCGTAGTCGGAAAGGGTCTCCCAACGAACGACGGAAGCCGTCTCGCGGATGTAAGTTCAGATGCTCTGCGTCTCGTGAGAAAGACCGACTTCGCCGCACTCCTTCTGACCTCTTTCCTGATAGGCGTCGTACTCCTCTCGGGAAACAGCTTCTTCTCCGTCTACATGAGAGCGATAGGCGCGGGCGACTTCTTAACGGGGGTCTCGTGGCTGATAACCACCGTCGTAGAGGCGGGAGTCTTCGTCTACGCTCTCCGGTTCGGTCTCGCCTACAGGTACTTCCTCGTGATAGGTGCTCTCGCCTACGCCGCGAAGTACGCAGTCTACGGCTTCACCGACGCAGTTCCCGCAATCCTCCTCGCACAGATTCTCTCGGGGTTCAGCTTCGCGTCGTTCTACCTCGCCGCGGTAAACCTCGCTGACAGGCTGTCTCCCGAGACGCTCCAGTCGACCGGGCAGACACTCCTCTGGGCGTCGGTCTTCGGACTCGGAGCGAGCGTCGGACAGGTCTTCGCGGGGACACTCTTCGACGCCGTAGGAGTGCAGGATATGTTCGTCTACCTATCGGGAGTGAGCCTCGTAGCCGCGGCGTCAGGTCTCCTGGTGAGCGTGAGCGCGGGGACAGGGACGGAAGAAGAGAAGACGTGA
- the twy1 gene encoding 4-demethylwyosine synthase TYW1, producing the protein MSKDDTSQVGTPDYHMENHTACQTCGWTKNAIKGEGKCYKHAFYGIESHRCIQMTPVVTCNERCVFCWRDHEGHSYEVEAEWDDPEAVADASIDLQRKLLGGYKGNGDVSDETFDEAMNPRHVAISLDGEPTLYPYLPELIDEFHDRGITTFLVSNGTNPEMIERCEPTQTYISVDAADEETFDEVVRPVEDDAWEKLHETLDVLSEKDGRTVIRTTVIGGVNDDAEGYAEIFEKASPDYVELKGYMHVGHSRDRVNREAMPEHSEVKEFAREVQERMEGYDVLKEVPRSNVVLLARDEDTWVEKLKKGSEFWEEE; encoded by the coding sequence ATGAGCAAAGACGACACATCACAGGTCGGAACCCCCGACTACCACATGGAGAACCACACAGCGTGCCAGACGTGTGGCTGGACGAAGAACGCGATAAAGGGCGAAGGTAAGTGTTACAAGCACGCCTTCTACGGGATCGAGTCCCACCGGTGTATACAGATGACACCCGTCGTGACGTGTAACGAGAGATGCGTCTTCTGCTGGCGCGACCACGAGGGACACTCGTACGAGGTCGAGGCGGAGTGGGACGACCCCGAGGCAGTCGCCGACGCGAGCATCGATCTCCAGAGGAAACTCCTCGGGGGGTACAAGGGCAATGGCGACGTCTCAGACGAGACCTTCGACGAGGCGATGAACCCGAGACACGTCGCCATATCGCTTGACGGCGAGCCTACTCTCTACCCCTATCTCCCTGAGCTCATCGACGAGTTCCACGACCGGGGTATCACGACCTTCCTCGTCTCGAACGGCACCAATCCCGAGATGATAGAGAGATGTGAGCCGACACAGACCTACATCAGCGTCGACGCCGCCGACGAGGAGACATTCGACGAGGTAGTACGTCCCGTCGAGGACGACGCGTGGGAGAAGCTGCACGAGACACTCGACGTACTCTCGGAGAAGGACGGACGGACGGTGATACGTACCACGGTCATAGGAGGAGTCAACGACGACGCTGAGGGGTATGCCGAGATCTTCGAGAAGGCATCACCCGACTACGTCGAACTCAAGGGCTACATGCACGTCGGACACTCGCGAGACAGGGTCAACAGGGAGGCTATGCCCGAACACTCCGAGGTCAAGGAGTTCGCGCGCGAGGTTCAGGAGAGAATGGAAGGATACGACGTACTCAAGGAGGTTCCGAGGTCGAACGTCGTACTCCTCGCGCGCGACGAGGACACCTGGGTCGAGAAGCTAAAGAAGGGATCGGAGTTCTGGGAAGAAGAGTAG
- a CDS encoding IMP cyclohydrolase, with protein sequence MYIGRFVIVAPEFGAYRVSSRSFPDRLVRESEDVDGLSVVPEDNYDNPYVSYNCLRKTENSTVIGNGTHVDPIAEKIGMGYPARDALSLALLSLDFEKDDYDTPRVAGVVGDDADSYIGIVTKDSLVVEKVEEPTLVATYEEQKPTTLEFSADDADDAAEKAYGLDYEHPVAACAVYDGETAIYNG encoded by the coding sequence ATGTACATAGGACGTTTCGTGATAGTCGCGCCTGAGTTCGGAGCATACCGAGTCTCTTCGAGGTCTTTCCCCGACCGCTTAGTAAGGGAGTCCGAGGACGTCGACGGTCTCTCTGTCGTCCCCGAGGATAACTACGACAACCCTTATGTCTCGTACAACTGTCTCAGGAAGACCGAGAACTCGACGGTGATAGGAAACGGGACACACGTCGACCCGATAGCCGAGAAGATCGGGATGGGATACCCCGCAAGGGACGCCCTCTCGCTCGCGCTCCTGTCTCTCGACTTCGAGAAGGACGACTACGACACACCGCGTGTCGCAGGTGTGGTGGGTGACGACGCCGACTCTTACATAGGAATAGTAACCAAGGACTCGCTCGTCGTTGAGAAGGTCGAAGAGCCCACACTCGTCGCTACATACGAGGAACAGAAGCCGACGACTCTGGAGTTCTCAGCCGATGACGCCGACGATGCCGCCGAGAAGGCGTACGGTCTCGACTACGAACATCCCGTCGCGGCGTGTGCTGTCTACGACGGAGAGACGGCGATCTACAACGGATAA
- a CDS encoding RNase P subunit p30 family protein, with amino-acid sequence MFEFVHVAPEAPTTLERMALTADCAGYSSVVVRNHSDSLPDDVSPNVSSDVDVDVYKGVEIRAETPDELHGYLGGYAGDEYDCVCVHGGDEAINRAAVASERVDLLCHPHEGRHRGFNHVLVKQAAENDVALEFSLRNVLRESGGRRVHELRDMKLLLKLVRKYSAPFVVSVDPLSHLEVRGAREVEALCEMIGFEKDEIREGTVETPRGIVEDKEDEVVEVL; translated from the coding sequence ATGTTCGAGTTCGTCCACGTCGCTCCCGAGGCTCCCACGACTCTCGAAAGGATGGCTCTCACTGCCGACTGTGCGGGCTACTCTTCGGTAGTCGTGAGGAACCACTCCGACTCCCTCCCCGACGACGTGAGTCCGAACGTGAGTTCCGACGTAGACGTAGACGTGTATAAGGGAGTCGAGATACGCGCCGAGACACCCGACGAGCTACACGGCTACCTCGGTGGCTACGCGGGCGACGAGTACGACTGTGTCTGTGTCCACGGCGGCGATGAGGCGATAAACAGAGCCGCAGTGGCTTCGGAAAGGGTGGATCTCCTGTGCCACCCACACGAGGGAAGACACAGGGGTTTCAACCACGTCTTAGTGAAGCAAGCCGCCGAGAACGACGTCGCTCTTGAGTTCAGCCTTCGGAACGTCTTGAGGGAGTCGGGAGGACGGCGTGTCCACGAACTCAGGGACATGAAGCTCCTCCTCAAGCTCGTCAGAAAGTACTCCGCACCCTTCGTCGTCTCAGTCGACCCCTTATCACACCTCGAAGTCAGGGGCGCGCGCGAAGTCGAAGCTCTGTGTGAGATGATAGGATTCGAGAAAGACGAGATACGCGAGGGTACCGTTGAGACTCCGAGGGGGATAGTCGAGGACAAGGAAGACGAGGTGGTCGAGGTTCTATGA
- a CDS encoding Rpp14/Pop5 family protein codes for MKHLPKSLEPRHRYVFFEVETVPNSGKVDEKSLERQIWFESQNLFGDIVSSEARAELIEYDPPVGVVRCAHDRVDEIRSALACVTSVGGEDVGVRVLGLSGTLNSGREKFSKPDWERVEVEDDGVTRDAWKSRDRLDVEAEETDEEGTVFIGATVHDFK; via the coding sequence ATGAAGCATCTCCCGAAGTCGCTCGAACCCAGACACAGATACGTCTTCTTCGAGGTCGAAACAGTTCCCAACTCAGGGAAAGTCGACGAGAAGAGTCTTGAGAGACAGATCTGGTTCGAGTCACAGAACCTCTTCGGCGACATAGTATCGAGCGAGGCGCGCGCCGAGCTGATCGAGTACGACCCGCCCGTCGGCGTCGTGAGATGCGCACACGACAGAGTCGACGAGATCCGTAGCGCACTCGCGTGTGTGACGTCTGTCGGAGGAGAGGACGTCGGAGTGAGGGTCTTAGGACTGAGCGGAACCCTCAACTCTGGCAGAGAGAAGTTCTCGAAGCCCGACTGGGAGAGGGTCGAAGTCGAAGACGACGGCGTCACTAGAGACGCGTGGAAGAGCCGAGACCGTCTCGACGTCGAAGCCGAGGAGACCGACGAAGAGGGCACAGTATTTATAGGTGCCACCGTACATGATTTTAAGTAA
- the psmA gene encoding archaeal proteasome endopeptidase complex subunit alpha — MQPNSQQQAYDRGITIFSPDGRLYQVEYAREAVKRGTASVGVAVPEGVVLAAFKRVGSSLMESETIEKIFKIDSHIGAASAGHVTDARKLIDKLREESQVNRASYKEPIGVETAVRHLSDEIQEFTQRGGVRPFGVALIAGGIEDGEPRVFETDPSGSFYEWKATAIGSDSNDIIDYLEETYEDDMSLDDAVGLALDAAAESRPDDEETKVENFEVAVIETETENYTELSNDEISEHL; from the coding sequence TTGCAACCAAACTCACAGCAGCAGGCATACGACAGAGGTATAACTATATTCAGCCCCGACGGGCGTCTCTACCAGGTCGAGTACGCACGTGAGGCGGTCAAGAGAGGAACCGCGAGCGTCGGAGTCGCAGTACCCGAGGGTGTCGTTCTCGCGGCGTTCAAACGCGTAGGGTCGTCTCTGATGGAGTCGGAGACTATAGAGAAGATCTTCAAGATAGACTCACACATCGGAGCGGCGAGCGCGGGACACGTCACCGACGCACGTAAGCTCATAGACAAGCTACGTGAGGAGTCACAGGTCAACAGGGCGTCTTACAAGGAGCCGATAGGTGTCGAGACAGCGGTTCGTCATCTCTCCGACGAGATACAGGAGTTCACACAGCGCGGTGGCGTGCGTCCCTTCGGTGTCGCCCTGATAGCCGGAGGCATAGAGGACGGCGAGCCGCGTGTCTTCGAGACCGACCCGAGCGGAAGCTTCTATGAGTGGAAGGCGACAGCGATAGGCTCCGACTCGAACGACATCATAGACTACCTAGAGGAGACCTACGAAGACGACATGAGTCTCGACGACGCGGTAGGCTTAGCACTCGACGCCGCCGCTGAGTCGAGACCCGACGACGAGGAGACCAAGGTCGAGAACTTCGAGGTCGCAGTGATAGAGACAGAGACCGAGAACTACACCGAACTCTCGAACGACGAGATAAGCGAGCACCTGTAA
- a CDS encoding ribosome assembly factor SBDS encodes MISLDEAVTVRYESHGERFEVLVDPDAALSIKRGEFDGDLEDVIAVEDVFENASRGDRPPEEALEEVFGTTDPLDIIPEVVRQGEIQITAEQREQMKQDKRKQIINTIARNAINPQEKNTPHPPDRIDRALDQAGFDVDPMEPASSQVDEAVDALRPVIPIRFEEITVATRIPAEYAGAAQGQLREFGDLKDEEWRSDGSWIAVVEFPAGMQNDFYDLVNKITDGNAETEVVEKGDL; translated from the coding sequence ATGATCTCCCTCGACGAAGCCGTCACGGTGCGTTACGAGTCACACGGCGAGCGTTTCGAGGTTCTCGTAGACCCCGACGCCGCGCTCTCTATAAAGAGAGGCGAGTTCGACGGCGATCTGGAAGACGTCATAGCCGTCGAGGACGTCTTCGAGAACGCCTCGCGCGGCGACCGTCCCCCCGAGGAGGCTCTCGAAGAGGTATTCGGGACGACCGATCCCCTCGATATAATTCCCGAGGTCGTGAGACAGGGAGAGATACAGATCACGGCGGAGCAGCGCGAACAGATGAAGCAGGACAAGAGGAAACAGATAATCAACACGATAGCGAGAAACGCTATCAATCCTCAGGAGAAGAACACACCTCATCCGCCCGACAGGATAGACAGGGCTCTCGACCAGGCGGGCTTCGACGTCGACCCGATGGAGCCCGCGTCGTCACAGGTCGACGAGGCGGTCGACGCCCTGCGTCCCGTGATTCCGATACGTTTCGAGGAGATCACAGTAGCGACTAGGATTCCGGCGGAGTACGCGGGCGCGGCACAGGGTCAGCTTAGAGAGTTCGGTGACCTGAAGGACGAGGAGTGGCGTTCCGACGGTTCTTGGATAGCAGTAGTCGAGTTCCCCGCTGGTATGCAGAACGACTTCTACGACCTTGTCAACAAGATAACCGACGGAAACGCCGAGACAGAGGTCGTCGAGAAGGGCGACCTCTGA
- a CDS encoding 30S ribosomal protein S13 produces MSAEEDQEQEDDDIQYFVRVGTTDLDGTKSVETALLEMDGVGRRAAKAVAREIDVDPRSVLGKLEDDEIEAVKEAVQNFDEIVPDWMLNREKDRYTGEDRHVVGSDLEIIRENDISRMQKIESYKGIRHRQGRKVRGQRTKSTGRTGGEVEVKVSELQEEAAEGGEE; encoded by the coding sequence ATGAGTGCTGAGGAAGACCAAGAACAAGAAGACGACGACATCCAGTACTTCGTACGTGTCGGGACGACCGACCTCGACGGTACAAAGAGCGTCGAGACCGCCCTCTTAGAGATGGACGGAGTCGGCAGAAGAGCCGCGAAGGCGGTAGCACGTGAGATAGACGTCGACCCGAGAAGCGTTCTGGGTAAGCTCGAAGACGACGAGATAGAGGCGGTCAAGGAGGCAGTCCAGAACTTCGACGAGATAGTTCCCGACTGGATGCTCAACCGTGAGAAAGACCGTTACACGGGAGAGGACAGACACGTAGTCGGAAGCGACCTTGAGATAATACGTGAGAACGACATAAGCAGGATGCAGAAGATCGAGTCGTACAAGGGAATCCGTCACAGACAGGGCAGGAAGGTGCGTGGACAGCGCACGAAGTCGACGGGACGTACCGGCGGCGAGGTCGAGGTCAAGGTCTCCGAACTTCAGGAAGAAGCAGCCGAGGGGGGTGAGGAGTAA
- a CDS encoding 30S ribosomal protein S4, whose protein sequence is MGYPGKNTKEYETPNHPFQGERISDEHRLVDEYGLKNKRELWDAQSELRDHRREARRILGETAEGTASQQVETARDQLVERLRRIGILRSEGDVDDILGLDVTDILERRLQTQVHRKGLANTIDQARQFIAHGHIAIDGKRVTIPSYKVEIDEEAEIEFYGNSPLSDGLHPERAGEQE, encoded by the coding sequence ATGGGATACCCTGGTAAGAACACGAAGGAGTACGAGACGCCCAACCATCCGTTCCAGGGCGAGAGGATAAGTGACGAACACAGGCTCGTCGACGAGTACGGTCTCAAGAACAAGAGAGAGCTCTGGGACGCCCAGTCGGAGCTCCGTGACCACAGACGTGAGGCAAGACGTATACTCGGAGAGACCGCCGAGGGCACTGCGTCACAGCAGGTCGAGACCGCACGTGACCAGCTCGTCGAGAGGCTCCGCAGAATCGGAATCCTGAGGTCGGAGGGCGACGTCGACGACATACTCGGACTCGATGTCACCGACATACTCGAAAGACGTCTCCAGACACAGGTTCACAGGAAGGGTCTCGCCAACACCATAGACCAGGCGAGACAGTTCATCGCCCACGGACACATAGCGATAGACGGAAAGAGAGTCACGATACCGAGCTACAAGGTAGAGATAGACGAGGAGGCGGAGATAGAGTTCTACGGCAACTCGCCTCTATCCGACGGCCTACATCCCGAAAGAGCGGGTGAACAAGAATGA
- a CDS encoding 30S ribosomal protein S11, protein MSESEEHNGSRWGVAHIHASMNNSIITLTDVTGAETLAKSSGGSVVKQSRNESTPYAAMQMAEEVANAAQEKGIEGVHVRIRAPGGNMNTNPGPGAQAAIRALARAGLEIGRIEDVTPIPHDGCKGPKGRRGL, encoded by the coding sequence ATGAGCGAATCAGAGGAACACAACGGATCGAGATGGGGAGTCGCACATATACACGCGAGCATGAACAACAGCATCATCACGCTCACAGACGTGACTGGTGCTGAGACGCTCGCTAAAAGCAGCGGAGGCTCAGTCGTAAAGCAGAGCCGCAACGAGTCGACGCCCTACGCCGCGATGCAGATGGCTGAGGAGGTCGCAAACGCCGCACAGGAGAAGGGGATAGAGGGCGTCCACGTCCGTATACGTGCCCCCGGTGGCAACATGAACACCAACCCCGGACCCGGAGCACAGGCAGCTATAAGGGCACTCGCCCGCGCGGGACTCGAGATAGGACGTATAGAGGACGTCACACCGATACCCCACGACGGCTGTAAGGGTCCCAAGGGAAGACGTGGACTATAA
- a CDS encoding DNA-directed RNA polymerase subunit D codes for METEYIEKSDKKARLIVRDVSPAFANGIRRAILSDVPTMSIDDVDMYENTSVMFDEIISLRLGLVPLTTDLDSYNLPDECSCEGEGCAQCEVSLTVDVEADDEDVTVYSSDLESEDPEVEPVTGGIPIIKLKPGQAFTAECKARLGKGTQHAKNQGGTAVGYRNLQRVTDDPGDEEIVRGVIEDDDGELVDMEEYGNDITEAFGDGVGVEDVSNSYVFHIETDGSHSVEEIVEYAADSLSSRADELQSSIAP; via the coding sequence ATGGAGACGGAGTACATAGAGAAGTCCGACAAGAAGGCGCGTCTCATAGTCAGAGACGTGTCGCCGGCTTTCGCGAACGGAATAAGGCGGGCGATACTCTCCGACGTGCCGACGATGTCGATAGACGACGTCGACATGTACGAAAACACGTCGGTGATGTTCGACGAGATCATATCACTACGTCTCGGACTCGTGCCTCTGACGACCGACCTCGACTCGTACAACCTCCCCGACGAATGTTCGTGCGAGGGAGAGGGCTGTGCCCAGTGTGAGGTCTCGCTCACAGTCGACGTCGAGGCTGACGACGAGGACGTCACAGTCTACTCGTCGGATCTCGAATCCGAGGACCCCGAGGTCGAGCCCGTGACGGGTGGCATTCCGATAATCAAGCTCAAGCCGGGTCAGGCGTTCACCGCCGAGTGCAAGGCGAGACTCGGTAAGGGAACCCAACACGCCAAGAACCAGGGAGGCACCGCGGTGGGATACAGAAACCTCCAGAGGGTCACGGACGATCCGGGTGACGAGGAGATAGTACGCGGTGTCATCGAGGACGACGACGGAGAGCTCGTCGACATGGAGGAGTACGGAAACGACATCACGGAGGCGTTCGGAGACGGCGTAGGTGTCGAGGACGTCTCGAACTCGTATGTATTCCACATAGAGACCGACGGCTCACACAGTGTCGAGGAGATAGTCGAGTACGCCGCCGACTCACTGTCGAGCCGTGCCGACGAGCTTCAGAGTAGTATAGCTCCATAA
- a CDS encoding 50S ribosomal protein L13: MKAEAEFSPDECTVIDGKNAVLGRLASTVASRLLDGERVAVVNAEEIVVSGDTDDTVERYRKKTSARSDQGPDHPKRPDGLARRTVRGMVPHKKKRGREAMSNLRFYIDVPREYAGDDVEFETVEDADAENLGKARVIRLGEISKKLGANVTW, translated from the coding sequence ATGAAGGCAGAAGCAGAGTTCAGTCCAGACGAGTGTACGGTCATAGACGGAAAGAACGCGGTTCTCGGAAGACTCGCAAGCACCGTCGCGTCGAGACTCCTAGACGGCGAGAGGGTGGCAGTCGTCAACGCCGAGGAGATAGTCGTCTCGGGAGACACTGACGATACTGTGGAGAGATACAGGAAGAAGACATCGGCGAGGAGCGATCAGGGTCCAGACCATCCCAAGAGACCCGACGGCTTAGCGAGGAGGACGGTCAGGGGAATGGTTCCCCACAAGAAGAAGAGGGGACGTGAGGCGATGTCGAACCTGCGTTTCTACATAGACGTTCCGAGAGAGTACGCCGGAGACGACGTCGAGTTCGAGACCGTAGAGGACGCCGACGCTGAGAACCTCGGTAAGGCGAGGGTCATCAGACTCGGCGAGATAAGCAAGAAGCTTGGTGCTAACGTAACATGGTAG
- a CDS encoding 30S ribosomal protein S9, whose product MVDSDTVNTSGKKKTAVARATVKEGNGRVRVNSDPIELFEPESARLKMEEPFRIPEKDLRGKVDIDIQVEGGGVSAHADAVRTAIARGLVDWTGDAELRDAYMEFDRSLLINDSRQKEAKKFGGPGARARYQKSYR is encoded by the coding sequence ATGGTAGACTCAGACACAGTAAACACATCGGGTAAGAAGAAGACGGCTGTCGCACGCGCGACGGTTAAGGAGGGGAACGGACGCGTTAGAGTCAACTCGGATCCCATAGAGCTATTCGAGCCCGAGAGCGCGCGTCTCAAGATGGAGGAGCCTTTCCGTATCCCTGAGAAAGATCTCAGAGGAAAAGTCGACATAGACATACAGGTTGAGGGCGGTGGCGTCTCAGCACACGCCGACGCAGTCAGGACGGCAATCGCACGTGGACTCGTAGACTGGACCGGAGACGCCGAACTCAGAGACGCCTACATGGAGTTCGACCGGTCTCTCCTCATAAACGACTCTAGACAGAAGGAGGCGAAGAAGTTCGGAGGACCCGGAGCGAGAGCACGTTACCAGAAGTCGTACAGATAG
- a CDS encoding DNA-directed RNA polymerase subunit N, which produces MMIPVRCFTCGKPVSEHYEEFEERTSEGEDPEEVLDDLGVDRYCCRRMLVSHEDLVDDVAPYQ; this is translated from the coding sequence ATGATGATCCCCGTTAGATGTTTCACGTGCGGCAAGCCCGTGTCGGAGCATTACGAGGAGTTCGAGGAGAGGACGTCCGAGGGAGAGGATCCCGAGGAGGTTCTCGACGACCTCGGTGTCGACAGGTACTGCTGCAGAAGGATGCTTGTAAGCCACGAAGACCTCGTCGACGACGTGGCTCCGTACCAGTAA
- a CDS encoding DNA-directed RNA polymerase subunit K, with product MTDRKTGTTGYTRYEKARIIGARALQISKGAPPLIETGTSDPVLIAETELENGVLPITVRRGSA from the coding sequence ATGACCGATAGAAAGACAGGCACCACCGGATACACGAGGTACGAAAAGGCGAGGATAATCGGAGCGAGAGCCCTCCAGATATCGAAGGGTGCTCCTCCTCTGATAGAGACGGGGACATCAGACCCTGTTCTCATAGCCGAGACGGAGCTCGAAAACGGTGTGCTTCCGATTACTGTCAGGAGGGGTTCGGCTTGA
- the eno gene encoding phosphopyruvate hydratase: MEEVELTKILDSRGNPTVEAEVTTRNGVGRGAAPSGASTGEYEAVELPVEEAVDEAQEAIDELIGVDASNQRKVDSVLKEVDGTENFSGIGANSAVAISMATAKAAANSVGIPLHHNVGGSMRQSLPTPLGNVIGGGEHAQEATDIQEFLVAPVGAPSFEEAAFTNAEIHSAIGDVLEERGVPAGKGDEGAWAPSVDDSEAFEILEEAIDRVDAGFEVRVGLDIAASEIWDEDAGTYVYSDTERSPDEQIEYVESLIRDHDLVYVEDPLEEDDFEGFADLTQRVSETDALVCGDDLFVTNVERLERGINEGAANSVLIKPNQIGSLSLTDDAVETAHRNGYETVMSHRSGETEDATIAHLSVGMGTSFIKTGTVGGERTAKLNELIRIEKQLNY; encoded by the coding sequence ATAGAAGAGGTCGAGCTCACGAAGATACTCGACTCACGCGGAAATCCGACAGTCGAAGCCGAGGTTACGACCCGGAACGGAGTCGGAAGAGGTGCCGCACCCTCGGGGGCTTCGACGGGAGAGTACGAGGCGGTCGAGCTTCCCGTCGAGGAGGCGGTAGACGAAGCACAGGAAGCCATAGACGAGCTTATAGGAGTCGACGCATCGAACCAGAGAAAGGTCGACTCGGTACTCAAAGAAGTAGACGGAACCGAGAACTTCTCGGGAATAGGAGCCAACTCCGCAGTCGCTATATCGATGGCGACAGCAAAGGCGGCGGCGAACTCGGTCGGAATACCCCTTCACCACAACGTTGGAGGGAGCATGAGGCAGTCGCTTCCGACTCCCCTCGGAAATGTGATAGGCGGGGGAGAGCACGCTCAGGAGGCGACCGACATACAGGAGTTCTTGGTCGCACCTGTCGGAGCACCGTCTTTCGAGGAGGCGGCTTTCACGAACGCTGAGATACATTCTGCGATAGGAGACGTCCTCGAAGAGAGGGGAGTACCAGCAGGAAAGGGTGACGAGGGAGCGTGGGCACCCTCGGTGGACGACTCCGAGGCTTTCGAGATACTCGAAGAGGCTATCGACAGGGTCGACGCCGGCTTCGAGGTTCGTGTGGGACTCGACATCGCGGCGAGCGAGATCTGGGACGAGGACGCAGGAACATACGTCTACTCAGACACCGAGAGGAGTCCCGACGAACAGATAGAGTACGTCGAGTCTCTGATACGTGACCACGACCTCGTCTACGTCGAAGACCCCTTAGAGGAGGACGACTTCGAGGGATTCGCCGATCTGACCCAACGCGTCTCCGAGACGGACGCGCTCGTCTGTGGCGATGACCTCTTCGTGACGAACGTCGAGAGGCTCGAAAGAGGTATCAACGAGGGCGCGGCGAACTCGGTTCTGATAAAGCCGAACCAGATAGGTAGCCTGAGCCTCACGGACGACGCAGTAGAGACCGCTCATAGGAACGGATACGAGACGGTGATGTCCCACAGAAGCGGCGAGACAGAGGACGCGACGATAGCCCATCTCAGCGTAGGAATGGGAACCTCGTTCATAAAGACGGGAACCGTCGGAGGAGAACGCACAGCCAAGCTAAACGAACTCATAAGGATTGAGAAACAGCTCAACTACTAA